The DNA region CTCAACAGCGGCCTCCACCGCTTGAGTGATATCTGTGCCCCCGCTAGCCGCCACCCGCGTCAAGACGTCGACAAGCCTCTCCACGTCTGAGACGGGGTCGTAGACCTCCACGTCGAAGAACCGTATGACCACGTTCGTGAACCTCCTCAAGACCGCTATGGCGTACGCCGCCGCAACCGCTATCTTCTCAACCCCGCCGAGCGCGCCGTACATAGAGCCCGACTTGTCAACGAGGAGGTATATCCCCTTGTCCCCGCCGCCCACCTGCCTATAGACGGGGAGCTCGGCGGAGGCGGCCTTATGGAGGAACAGCGGGGGCGCCCCCAGGGCGAGGGCCTTGGCGTACAGAGCGGCCCTCCTCAGGCGGTGCAGAGAGCCGTAGGCTCTCTCCTCCTCTTCGCCCAGTCCCCACACGCCGTCGAGAAGGGCGCCAAGCCTCGATGAGAGAGCCAGCGCCTTGGCCAAGATACGCGACAGCCTCACCCGCCGCGGGTCGGAGGCCACCGACAGCGCCAGCGCCCCAGGGCTGTCCGACCTCCCCCTCCCCAGCACCTCCCCAAGCCGCTTGAAGAGGCGGTAGAGCTCCACCACATCGGCGGGATCCCCCAAGTGGCGCCTAATCTGCTTCATGGCCACCGCCCATGCCTCTCTAGCCCCCCTCCCAAACCACGCCCTGCCGTAGCTATCCAAGTACCGGAGGTAGGACTCAAACGCCTTGAGGAGCCTCACCGCCGCTTCAAGAGAGGCCTTATGGTTCAGCCTAGAGACGGCGGAGACCGCCCCGTAGTATTGGGACTTCACATACGCCATGAGGAACCTCTCCCACACGGGGCTGGAGGCCCGCCCCCCGAAAATGGGCGACCTGTAGTGGACGTAATAGGCGTCCACTGCCTCCTCAACCCCCACAGCCCTAACCCCAGAGGCCCGCAATACCCTAAGCGCCCTCGCCCTCACCAACGCGTCGCCGTAGTCGACGTTGAGGAGGAGACCCACGAAATACATCTCCTAAAAAATAGTAAACAAACGGTCCCGGCAGGAAAAAGGGGATTTTTGAAGGGCGTTAACTAAGGCCCAGCTCCGCCCTCAGCTCCTCCAGCCTCTTCCTCGTCTCTTCTAGCACCCTCTTTATAAACTCCACATACCGGGTGGCGTTTGGCTCCCGGTACCAGCGGGCTAGCCACTCTATCCTCTCTGGCCGCTGAAGCGCCATCTCGTTTATAAATTCCTCCCTCTTCCAGTGGACGTAGAGCCACGCCTCCTTGGGCACCTCGACGATGGCGTATGACTTATACGGCGGGACGTCTGTGAAAGATTCGGCGAAGCATCTGCCTATGTAGCCATGAGGCTCCTCAGCGTATATGCTGGTGAAGTGGATCTTCAACAACATGTTGACGTGGAAGTAGGCCCTGGCCGTGTTTGTTCTGACGCCGTACCAGGCAAGGGGCAGAAACGCCTCCACCACCTGCCCCTTGGCAAAAGTCCTGTTGTAAACGCTCGGGAGCACTATGGAATTGTCGCAGGGATCCACCTCGTACCCCACGTACTTCTTGGTAAACCTCCTGAAATCCTCGTCGTCTAGGACGAGGATGTTCACGGCTGGGCCCTCGGCCGTCGTGGCGTTCTTCCTAGCGACCAGCACGGCGTATTCAAGACGGCTGGCGAAGTACACGTCGCCCACCGGCAACTCCCCCCTCAGCCTTTCCACAAACGACATGAACTCCCCTGGCGTCACCGTGAAGGGGTTTCTCATAACAAACTCCACCACCCCGGCAGAGGAGTTGTAGTCCAGCCCCATGAACTCCCTCCGAGCCTCCTCATCCAACACGCCGAAAGTCCTAACCACCGTGTCGTTCCTCTTAGGCTTCTTGAAGTAGTCCATCTCCACCGCCCTATACGCCGCGTAGATCTTCTCAAAGCCGTAAACAGCAATTTCTAAGTTGACCAAAGTAGGCGGCCCCCACGCGCGGGCTCCACGCCTAGCCCCCTCAGAACCTCTTGCAGAGGCGTTCGGGGCCGCCCAGCCGTTTAGAGGCCCTCCGCCTTGTAGTCCTGCATCGGCAGAGGCGCCGTGGCTGTGCTCAGCCCGCAACGCCGCCTCGCCGCTGGGCGGGAGGGCGGCAGAGGGCTCCACATATGTGGGCGTCTTGGCCCCCTCCACAGCCACTGCCCCCGACGCCCCCCGGGGCTGGGCACCAGCCCAAATAGCCCCCGCCACCAAGACGGCGATGACCACTGCCGTTAGGAAAAGCGCCCACCTCATGGCCACTCTAAGAATGCCTTGATTTTATAACTATACACGACATTCTCTGGACGGCAGTATCCGAGATACCTATAATTGCCGTATACATCGTAGTTGGCCACAAACGGCCCAAAGAAGCCGCTACGGAACACTGCGAGTAGTCTTGGGCTAAACACAGAAAACTCGACGCTCGGTATTTTTTGCGTTCGACTAAATGTAAAATTAGATTTGCCTCTTATCGTAATAGTTACGCATTTTCCCCACCGTCGCCGCCTATTTGTTCCCATGCGCCGGAAGATGGCCGCCAGGTAGGGCATAGAGGCAAGCCCCTAGCGGCGAGCCCGAGGCAGAGGCAAGGCGTCACACCGCCGCTTGCGGCCTCGTCGAGAGACCAGGTGAGGCGCTTACGCGAAGAGCCCCCGTCCCGGCGGAACATAGGTGGGATTGGCCCGGGAGGCGGTAGGTAAGGCGATGGGACGTGGCTTAAAGGTGGTGCGGGGGGTGGGATTTGAACCCACGCAGGCCTACGCCACAGGGACCTGAACCCTGCCCCTTTGACCTGGCTCGGGCACCCCCGCCTGTTTCATATAATCTGGAAGGAATTTAAGCTTAACTACTTGACCCCCCGCGGTTTTTGACGTTACCATCTCCGCACCTAACAGCCACGTACATAGTGTACATCTGCCTAAGCATGCGCCGTGCCACGCTTGTCATTGTAACGTCTTTTTCCGCCGGATCGCCGAGTGTCTGCCTTAGCGTTTTCACATTCATGTGCACCTTCTATCGGACGTCTTTTTCTCATTAACACCTTTTTGTTGGATAGGTGGATGTTGCCGCGGGGGCTCGGGGAGACGAAACTTTTTAAGCAAAGTTTTAGAAGGATTACAGCCGCCGTAGCTCAGCCTGGAAGAGCGCTCTGGGGCGAAGCCCCGCGTACGGCTCATAACCGGGTTGCCCCGGGTTCAAATCCCGGCGGCGGCATCTTTACTGCACCAAGGCCGCAGCTTTTGCTTAGGATGTGCGTCGCAGTGGGGTTTCTCACCGAGACTTGCTACTTTAACATATAAGATGTGGTTTTTTCGTGTGTGGTGATGAGGGCGTTGGGACACCGTGATTTGTGAAGAGCACCTGGAGGGCTGATTAGGCTATTCTCAATACGCCGTAGAGGAGGCCGGCCGTGTAGAAGAGTGGGGTTGTTGCGGCTAGTGGTATTCCCCTTGGTGTTATTGTTTTGCCTTTGCGTTTTCTTATGGCCATAAGTGCGGTGAGTATTCCGCTGAACAGCGAGGCGCCTAGGTCGCCGGCTGTGCTTAGGATTTCTTCAAAGGCGGCTATTTGGCCCAAGGCGATTATCAGCGGGGGGAGTGCTGTGAGTGCCCAGAAATTTGCTATTTTGCCTAGTTTCCAGCCGCCGAGTTCCTCGTTTATTCTGCCTAGCGTAAACGCGCCGGCTATGTAGGAGGTTATGGTTGTGAGGAAGCCGAAGACTAGGCTCCGATTACAAAACCCGTGACTATAACAAAGACATGCCTTACTTTCCACGACATCTTCTAGACGTGTCGCGGAGGAATCATATATTACATCTTGCATCTAGCAGAGGCGCTACTGGCGCCTCTGCTATTCCCTCGTCAATAGACCAAACTGCGGTGTGTAATACAGCCCGAGATGCCGGGCCCAGGGGGATGGGAGCCTCCAACGGCTGGGGGTTGTGGACGTAGTCGGCTTCGGGACACTCGCCTCCGTACTCCGACGCTATCAGAGTTAGGTCTGGGGCGTATTCCCTCGCTCTTTTTACAAGAGCTTTTGCAAGCGGTCGGTCGATGCACGGAATTATCAGCGAGTCGGCCGTGGTTGTGATGGCGATGATCCTGTCGGCGAGGTGGTTGTAGTAGGCCTCTTCGAGAAGAGATTCGATCTCTTCTCCATCTTGGGACCAGCGGCAAGCTCCTCCGCAGGCAATTTCGATTACCCTGGCGGCATGTGCGTCGGGGTGGCGGAAGGCGGAGATCCCCAGCTCTGTCAGCCGCTTGGCTACATACAAGGCGACGTGCTGTATGTAGTGTAGTGTGGGGGTTGTGTAGAGCGCCACTGTTGGGATTCTGCGGCCATTGTAATACACGGCGAGACTGTCTTGGTATAGGTGGAATGTCAACATTTATGTATTGTTGTTTTCGTAGAATTTATGGACTTCGGGCTTTCTAGAGAGGACAAACTTTTCCTAGACTCTGTAAGGTCTTTTGCCGAGAGGGTTATCGCCCCTCGTTGGGTTGAAATTGACGAGAGGAAGTGGCCTATTGAGGAGGTCGCCGCCAGGCTCGGGGAGGCTGGCCTCTT from Pyrobaculum arsenaticum DSM 13514 includes:
- a CDS encoding VWA domain-containing protein, with protein sequence MGLLLNVDYGDALVRARALRVLRASGVRAVGVEEAVDAYYVHYRSPIFGGRASSPVWERFLMAYVKSQYYGAVSAVSRLNHKASLEAAVRLLKAFESYLRYLDSYGRAWFGRGAREAWAVAMKQIRRHLGDPADVVELYRLFKRLGEVLGRGRSDSPGALALSVASDPRRVRLSRILAKALALSSRLGALLDGVWGLGEEEERAYGSLHRLRRAALYAKALALGAPPLFLHKAASAELPVYRQVGGGDKGIYLLVDKSGSMYGALGGVEKIAVAAAYAIAVLRRFTNVVIRFFDVEVYDPVSDVERLVDVLTRVAASGGTDITQAVEAAVEDAERRRLRGYVLAVVTDGEDDRLNPVAVREARAVFRDVVFVLLGAQKPPPHARAVRISPNDLRLAGAASAVI